A genomic stretch from Georgenia muralis includes:
- a CDS encoding cryptochrome/photolyase family protein gives MPTTVLWFRRDLRLRDHPALLAAAGAGPVVPVFVLDPAFDGAGAARRDALHGALRSLHEATGGALVVRRGRPEEVLPALVRETGAAAVHVSRETTPYGRRRDAEVERALDVDLVATGTPYAVGPGVLRKADGTPYRVFTPFSRAWRDHGAPGPAPLPAVRWGAAPTDPAGARVLAGPDTGRAGGAGEDAALRRWEAFLDNGLERYAERRDRPDVAGTSRLSADLKLGTVHPRTLLADVAAHRAGGSRGAQTFVSELCWREFYADVLHHHPASAWADLRADLGSLVYDDPAAEPTATRFEAWRAGRTGYPFVDAGMRQLLAEGWMHNRVRMVTASFLVKDLHVWWPHGARHFLDLLRDGDIASNSHGWQWAAGTGTDAAPYFRVFNPVAQGLRFDPDGDYVRRYVPELAHPAGAAAHEPWRHGGAPGYPERVVDHAAERVEALARYEAARR, from the coding sequence GTGCCCACCACCGTCCTGTGGTTCCGCCGCGACCTGCGCCTGCGGGACCATCCCGCCCTGCTCGCCGCCGCGGGGGCCGGCCCGGTGGTGCCGGTGTTCGTCCTCGACCCGGCCTTCGACGGCGCGGGCGCAGCCCGGCGCGACGCGCTCCATGGCGCCCTGCGGTCGTTGCACGAGGCCACCGGCGGCGCCCTGGTCGTGCGGCGCGGCCGGCCCGAGGAGGTCCTTCCCGCTCTCGTCCGCGAGACCGGGGCGGCCGCGGTGCACGTCAGCCGGGAGACCACCCCGTACGGGCGCCGGCGCGACGCCGAGGTGGAGCGGGCCCTCGACGTGGACCTCGTGGCCACCGGCACCCCCTACGCCGTCGGCCCCGGGGTCCTGCGCAAGGCCGACGGCACCCCCTACCGCGTCTTCACCCCGTTCTCCCGGGCCTGGCGCGACCACGGGGCGCCCGGCCCGGCGCCCCTGCCCGCGGTCCGGTGGGGCGCGGCGCCCACGGACCCCGCGGGCGCGCGGGTCCTCGCGGGACCGGACACCGGCAGGGCCGGAGGGGCCGGCGAGGACGCCGCACTGCGCCGGTGGGAGGCGTTCCTCGACAACGGGCTCGAGCGCTACGCCGAGCGACGGGACCGGCCGGACGTGGCGGGAACGTCGCGCCTGTCGGCCGACCTCAAGCTCGGCACGGTCCACCCCCGCACGCTCCTCGCCGACGTCGCCGCGCACCGGGCGGGCGGCAGCAGGGGCGCGCAGACCTTCGTCAGCGAGCTGTGCTGGCGTGAGTTCTACGCCGATGTCCTCCACCACCACCCCGCCTCGGCGTGGGCCGACCTGCGCGCGGATCTCGGCTCGCTCGTGTACGACGACCCCGCCGCAGAGCCCACCGCCACCCGGTTCGAGGCGTGGCGGGCCGGACGCACGGGCTACCCGTTCGTCGACGCCGGCATGCGCCAGCTCCTCGCCGAGGGGTGGATGCACAACCGGGTCCGCATGGTCACGGCGTCCTTCCTCGTCAAGGATCTCCACGTGTGGTGGCCGCACGGGGCCCGCCACTTCCTCGACCTCCTGCGTGACGGCGACATCGCCTCCAACAGCCACGGGTGGCAGTGGGCCGCGGGCACCGGCACGGACGCCGCCCCCTACTTCCGCGTCTTCAACCCCGTGGCCCAGGGCCTGCGGTTCGACCCCGACGGCGACTACGTGCGCCGGTACGTCCCCGAGCTCGCACACCCGGCCGGCGCCGCCGCGCACGAGCCGTGGCGCCACGGCGGGGCACCGGGATACCCCGAGCGGGTGGTCGACCACGCCGCCGAGCGGGTGGAGGCGCTCGCCCGCTACGAGGCCGCCCGTCGCTGA
- the pgi gene encoding glucose-6-phosphate isomerase: MSRPDISTTPAWQALAAHAATAGDAHLRDLFAADPERGTRLVAEVGDLYVDYSKNRVTDETLALLVDLARAAGLPERTEAMFRGEHINTTEDRAVLHTALRAPRSAELVVDGQDVVADVHAVLDQMAAFAEQVRTGAWTGHTGARISTVVNIGIGGSDLGPAMAAGALAPFSHPGIRSLFVSNVDGDDIADALDGLDPASTLFVVASKTFTTIETITNARTARAWLVEGLGDDAAVAKHFVAVSTNATEVAGFGIDTANMFGFWDWVGGRYSFTSAVGLSLMIAIGPERYREMLDGFHTVDEHFRTTPLERNVPALLGLIGIWYRNFLGAATHAVLPYNQHLARFPAYLQQLDMESNGKSVTVDGEPVRVETGPVVWGEPGTNGQHAFYQLIHQGTQLVPADLLGFVRPAVEIDPHHDLLTANLLAQAEALAFGKTADEVRADGVAADLVPHRTFAGNHPTTMVLAPALTPSVLGQLVALYEHKVFTQGVVWGINSFDQWGVELGKVLAGRIVPELTGEDEPAHDSSTNALIRRYREQRR; this comes from the coding sequence GTGAGCCGACCCGACATCTCCACCACCCCCGCCTGGCAGGCCCTGGCCGCGCACGCGGCGACCGCCGGCGACGCGCACCTGCGGGACCTCTTCGCGGCCGACCCCGAGCGGGGCACACGCCTCGTGGCCGAGGTGGGCGACCTCTACGTCGACTACTCGAAGAACCGCGTGACCGACGAGACGCTCGCGCTCCTGGTGGACCTGGCGCGGGCCGCCGGGCTGCCCGAGCGGACCGAGGCGATGTTCCGCGGCGAGCACATCAACACCACGGAGGACCGCGCCGTCCTGCACACCGCCCTGCGCGCCCCGCGCTCGGCCGAGCTCGTCGTCGACGGCCAGGACGTCGTCGCCGACGTCCACGCCGTCCTCGACCAGATGGCCGCCTTCGCCGAGCAGGTCCGCACCGGGGCCTGGACCGGCCACACCGGCGCGCGCATCTCCACGGTGGTCAACATCGGCATCGGCGGGTCCGACCTCGGCCCCGCCATGGCCGCCGGCGCCCTGGCACCCTTCAGCCACCCCGGCATCCGATCGCTCTTCGTCTCCAACGTCGACGGCGACGACATCGCCGACGCGCTCGACGGCCTCGACCCGGCGAGCACCCTCTTCGTCGTCGCGTCGAAGACCTTCACCACCATCGAGACCATCACCAACGCCCGCACGGCCCGCGCCTGGCTGGTCGAGGGCCTCGGCGACGACGCGGCGGTCGCCAAGCACTTCGTGGCCGTCTCCACCAACGCCACCGAGGTCGCCGGGTTCGGCATCGACACCGCCAACATGTTCGGGTTCTGGGACTGGGTCGGCGGCCGCTACTCGTTCACCTCGGCGGTGGGCCTGTCGCTCATGATCGCCATCGGCCCCGAGCGCTACCGCGAGATGCTCGACGGGTTCCACACCGTCGACGAGCACTTCCGCACCACCCCGCTCGAGCGCAACGTCCCTGCGCTGCTGGGTCTGATCGGGATCTGGTACCGCAACTTCCTCGGCGCGGCCACGCACGCCGTCCTGCCGTACAACCAGCACCTCGCGCGTTTTCCCGCCTACCTCCAGCAGCTCGACATGGAGTCCAACGGCAAGTCCGTCACCGTCGACGGCGAGCCCGTGCGCGTCGAGACGGGCCCGGTGGTGTGGGGCGAGCCCGGCACCAACGGCCAGCACGCCTTCTACCAGCTCATCCACCAGGGCACCCAGCTGGTCCCGGCGGACCTGCTCGGCTTCGTCCGGCCGGCCGTGGAGATCGACCCGCACCACGACCTCCTCACCGCGAACCTCCTGGCCCAGGCCGAGGCGCTGGCCTTCGGCAAGACCGCGGACGAGGTACGGGCCGACGGCGTCGCCGCCGACCTCGTGCCGCACCGCACGTTCGCCGGCAACCACCCGACCACGATGGTCCTGGCTCCGGCCCTCACCCCGTCCGTCCTCGGCCAGCTCGTCGCCCTGTACGAGCACAAGGTCTTCACGCAGGGCGTCGTGTGGGGCATCAACTCCTTCGACCAGTGGGGCGTCGAGCTCGGCAAGGTCCTCGCCGGGCGGATCGTGCCGGAGCTGACCGGGGAGGACGAGCCGGCCCACGACTCCTCCACCAACGCGCTCATCCGCCGCTACCGCGAGCAGCGACGCTAA
- a CDS encoding Gmad2 immunoglobulin-like domain-containing protein, translating to MARHLRRWGPVAALVLVLTACTDVDPGTDPTTSASPTGGATATAGPTGEPTTEPGAEPTTEPATEPAGTEEVPVYFVVDTRNGIRLARELREVVGDPLVGAVETMVAGPQDPDYTTTWDPATEVLGVEDDDGTLVVDLSTEARTANVGSEGAAMMVQQLVHTVTGAAGAEDADVLLLIDGEPAGELWGTLVWDEPVAAEDPLDVRQLVQIDRPAEGAAVTSPLTVSGEAAVFEANLPWRVLDDAGTEVEAGFTMTSEGQTFAPFSFTVELDPGTYTVEITEDDPSGGAGGEPTVDTRTVTVG from the coding sequence ATGGCCAGACACCTTCGACGATGGGGGCCGGTCGCCGCCCTCGTCCTCGTCCTGACGGCGTGCACCGACGTCGACCCGGGCACCGACCCGACGACGAGCGCGTCGCCCACCGGTGGGGCCACCGCCACCGCCGGCCCCACCGGTGAACCCACCACCGAACCCGGCGCGGAGCCGACCACGGAGCCCGCCACGGAGCCCGCCGGGACGGAGGAGGTGCCGGTGTACTTCGTCGTGGACACGCGCAACGGCATCCGCCTGGCGCGTGAGCTGCGTGAGGTCGTCGGCGACCCCCTCGTCGGCGCCGTCGAGACGATGGTCGCGGGCCCGCAGGACCCCGACTACACGACCACGTGGGACCCGGCCACCGAGGTCCTCGGCGTCGAGGACGACGACGGCACCCTCGTCGTGGACCTCTCCACCGAGGCGCGCACCGCCAACGTGGGCTCCGAGGGCGCGGCCATGATGGTCCAGCAGCTCGTCCACACGGTCACCGGCGCCGCCGGCGCCGAGGACGCGGACGTCCTCCTCCTCATCGACGGCGAGCCCGCCGGTGAGCTGTGGGGCACGCTCGTGTGGGACGAGCCTGTCGCGGCCGAGGACCCGCTCGACGTTCGGCAGCTCGTGCAGATCGACCGGCCCGCCGAGGGCGCGGCGGTCACCTCGCCGCTGACCGTCTCCGGTGAGGCGGCCGTCTTCGAGGCCAACCTGCCGTGGCGGGTCCTCGACGACGCAGGCACCGAGGTCGAGGCGGGCTTCACGATGACGAGCGAGGGCCAGACCTTCGCGCCGTTCTCCTTCACGGTCGAGCTCGACCCGGGCACCTACACGGTGGAGATCACCGAGGACGACCCCTCCGGCGGCGCCGGCGGTGAGCCGACCGTCGACACCAGGACCGTCACCGTCGGCTGA
- a CDS encoding DUF72 domain-containing protein encodes MIHVGTSGWSYDHWDGVLYPPGSPPRERLGHYVQRFGTVELNASFYRWPREAAFASWRRRTPEGFLLSVKAPRGLTHARRLYAPEPWVERLAVAWHTLGPRRGVVLVQLPPGLERDDARLGYFLGRLPPWMRVAIEMRHPSWHDEAVLDMLAGHGAAYCVMSGAGLPCLLRATAPHVYVRLHGPDHHHLYGGQYSEDDLRWWADRLREWEGSGREVFAYFNNDGGGNAVRNAGRLRELLDR; translated from the coding sequence GTGATCCACGTCGGCACGTCGGGCTGGAGCTACGACCACTGGGACGGGGTGCTGTACCCCCCGGGCTCGCCGCCGCGCGAGAGGCTGGGGCACTACGTGCAGCGGTTCGGCACCGTCGAGCTCAACGCCAGCTTCTACCGCTGGCCGCGGGAGGCCGCCTTCGCGAGCTGGCGCCGGCGGACGCCCGAGGGCTTCCTCCTCTCGGTCAAGGCGCCCCGCGGGCTCACCCACGCCCGGCGCCTGTACGCCCCCGAGCCCTGGGTCGAGCGCCTCGCGGTGGCGTGGCACACCCTGGGACCGCGCCGAGGCGTGGTGCTCGTCCAGCTCCCGCCCGGGCTCGAGCGCGACGACGCCCGGCTCGGCTACTTCCTCGGCCGGCTCCCGCCGTGGATGCGGGTGGCGATCGAGATGCGCCACCCCAGCTGGCACGACGAGGCCGTGCTGGACATGCTCGCCGGCCACGGCGCCGCCTACTGCGTGATGAGCGGCGCGGGTCTGCCGTGCCTGCTGCGCGCCACCGCGCCGCACGTCTACGTCCGCCTCCACGGGCCCGACCACCACCACCTCTACGGGGGGCAGTACTCCGAGGACGACCTGCGGTGGTGGGCCGACCGTCTCCGGGAGTGGGAGGGGTCGGGCCGGGAGGTCTTCGCCTACTTCAACAACGACGGCGGCGGCAACGCCGTGCGCAACGCCGGCCGGCTCCGCGAGCTGCTGGACCGCTGA
- a CDS encoding transglutaminaseTgpA domain-containing protein produces MIERSRWPDALLAALATAVASWSVTPLLREQPWVGPLLLVLATVAVTGSAARALRLPAPAVLGVQGTLATLVLSWLLVPGDHLYGLPTSRTLAAAAALWTEGLTTVRDEQVPAPATAGLVLLVVASLAAVGLAVDAIGVTGRSPALAGVPLLVVGTVTASNTGDALHPWYFASTAVVWLLLVAREGLGTVRRWSTARTDELTTSVWLGPAVERSRRRYSQRGRVLVAATVALAAALPAVVPHLPPTTVVEGLARAAGGARGPVTFTETLDLAQDLASRSEAPVLRFRTDSNRPTPLRVTVSTRYEDGRWLPSARRMGDPPPPEPLLPVGVETEPWSMTVLLNRLSAPQVAMPHPLVAADVGDITWGLDAATGTALVADQPASYEATSYRTVGSLPPGTGAWTIPELGDPDLLHVDEASRETVTALARELTAGSANQVDAASAIQAFLSSEAFVYSLTLADPVVGADGIELDPVSHFLATRRGYCVQFATAMIMMSRASGIPARLAVGFLPGEQDEDGARTVVAADAHAWPELYVTGLGWTRFEPTPAVRAGSRPLYFVQDAPEATAAPGATAAPVAPERTAPGLDAGDVTDVGTSSSWTDRVRGLLLPALAAVVVLAALVLLVPLAGRRARTAPLRRAEDDATRVEARWHLLVASLRDLGIAVPVGASPRRSRELLVGAAALNGAGAEALARITDRVERVRYAPGPVRDGAMTADVETVLAEVRAAAPRRARLRAALLPVTGVDRLAALGAGARTAVAAAVRRLGSVGLQRSSSSRSRPALRTALPPPSLLK; encoded by the coding sequence GTGATCGAGCGCAGCCGCTGGCCCGACGCCCTCCTCGCCGCCCTCGCGACCGCGGTGGCGAGCTGGTCGGTCACCCCGCTCCTCCGCGAGCAGCCCTGGGTCGGGCCGCTGCTGCTCGTCCTCGCGACCGTGGCCGTGACCGGCAGCGCCGCGCGGGCGCTGCGCCTGCCGGCCCCGGCCGTCCTCGGCGTCCAGGGGACCCTCGCGACGCTCGTCCTGTCCTGGCTCCTGGTGCCCGGCGACCACCTCTACGGCCTGCCCACCTCCCGCACCCTCGCCGCCGCCGCGGCGCTGTGGACCGAGGGACTCACCACCGTCCGTGACGAGCAGGTCCCGGCGCCGGCCACCGCCGGCCTGGTGCTCCTCGTCGTCGCCTCGCTCGCCGCGGTGGGGCTGGCCGTGGACGCCATCGGGGTCACCGGCCGGTCGCCGGCGCTGGCCGGCGTCCCGCTCCTCGTCGTGGGGACGGTGACGGCCTCCAACACCGGCGACGCCCTGCACCCGTGGTACTTCGCCTCCACCGCCGTCGTGTGGCTGCTGCTGGTCGCGCGTGAGGGGCTCGGCACGGTGCGGCGCTGGTCCACCGCCCGCACGGACGAGCTCACCACGTCGGTCTGGCTCGGGCCTGCTGTCGAGCGCAGCCGACGGCGCTACTCCCAGCGGGGACGCGTCCTCGTCGCCGCCACCGTCGCGCTGGCCGCCGCCCTCCCGGCGGTCGTCCCGCACCTGCCACCTACGACGGTGGTGGAGGGCCTGGCCCGGGCGGCCGGCGGCGCCCGGGGCCCGGTGACCTTCACCGAGACCCTCGACCTCGCCCAGGACCTCGCCTCCCGCAGCGAGGCACCGGTGCTGCGTTTCCGGACCGACTCCAACCGTCCGACCCCCCTGCGGGTGACGGTCAGCACCCGGTACGAGGACGGGCGCTGGCTGCCCAGCGCCCGCCGCATGGGCGACCCGCCGCCGCCCGAGCCTCTCCTGCCCGTCGGCGTCGAGACGGAACCGTGGTCGATGACCGTCCTGCTCAACCGGCTCAGCGCCCCCCAGGTCGCGATGCCGCACCCGCTCGTCGCCGCCGACGTCGGGGACATCACGTGGGGCCTGGACGCCGCCACCGGCACCGCCCTCGTCGCGGACCAGCCCGCCAGCTACGAGGCGACGTCCTACCGGACGGTGGGCAGCCTCCCACCGGGGACCGGCGCCTGGACCATCCCGGAGCTGGGCGATCCCGACCTCCTCCACGTCGACGAGGCGTCCCGGGAGACCGTCACCGCCCTGGCGCGAGAACTCACCGCGGGCAGCGCCAACCAGGTCGACGCCGCCTCCGCCATCCAGGCCTTCCTCAGCAGCGAGGCGTTCGTCTACAGCCTCACCCTCGCCGACCCGGTCGTCGGCGCCGACGGCATCGAGCTGGACCCGGTCAGCCACTTCCTGGCCACCCGGCGCGGCTACTGCGTGCAGTTCGCGACGGCGATGATCATGATGTCCCGGGCGAGCGGCATCCCGGCCCGCCTGGCGGTGGGGTTCCTGCCCGGCGAGCAGGATGAGGACGGGGCACGCACCGTCGTCGCCGCGGACGCCCACGCCTGGCCCGAGCTCTACGTCACCGGCCTGGGGTGGACCAGGTTCGAGCCAACCCCGGCTGTGCGGGCGGGCAGCCGCCCGCTGTACTTCGTCCAGGACGCCCCCGAGGCGACCGCCGCACCGGGCGCCACCGCCGCCCCGGTCGCCCCCGAGCGCACCGCGCCGGGCCTCGACGCCGGCGACGTCACCGACGTGGGCACCAGCTCCTCCTGGACCGACCGCGTCCGTGGCCTGCTCCTGCCCGCCCTCGCTGCGGTCGTCGTGCTCGCCGCGCTCGTCCTCCTGGTCCCCCTCGCCGGCCGGCGTGCGCGGACGGCGCCGCTGCGACGCGCCGAGGACGACGCTACCCGGGTCGAGGCTCGGTGGCACCTGCTCGTGGCCTCGCTGCGCGACCTGGGAATCGCCGTGCCCGTGGGCGCGAGCCCCCGGCGCTCCCGCGAGCTGCTGGTCGGGGCCGCCGCGCTGAACGGCGCCGGCGCCGAGGCGCTCGCGCGGATCACCGACCGGGTCGAACGCGTGCGCTACGCACCCGGCCCGGTCCGGGACGGTGCCATGACTGCCGACGTTGAGACCGTCCTGGCGGAGGTCAGGGCCGCGGCTCCGCGCCGCGCCCGGCTGCGGGCCGCCCTCCTGCCGGTGACGGGGGTCGACCGGCTGGCCGCCCTCGGCGCCGGCGCGCGCACCGCCGTGGCCGCGGCGGTCCGGCGGCTCGGCTCCGTGGGGCTTCAGCGGTCCAGCAGCTCGCGGAGCCGGCCGGCGTTGCGCACGGCGTTGCCGCCGCCGTCGTTGTTGAAGTAG
- a CDS encoding DUF58 domain-containing protein, with protein sequence MRSPRLTTRGQSFLAAGLTISLVGMVLGFPDITRIGDLLAVLPVLALVAGWRRTPQISVRRTVSPTLLRPGQSADVHLDIRNTGTTTTVLQLAEEHLDPALGRPPRLLLPDMRPGEHHQASYRVRGATRGGYRVGPLSLRQEDPFGLTTSRLELHATADVVVLPRVEELDPAVLRRLGVAGEGVLPHSVGTQGEDDASTRSYCEGDDLRRIHWPATAHRGELMVRQEERHARRRAVLVLDPRPAAHRGSGEDSSFEWAVSALASAAVHLHRLGFSLVLASAGTAAQGLASEPLPVQAVLRHLALARPDDGDLAGVLRAARHARAGMAVAAVADGLGENLPRLVGVRPTGGVGLLLLLDTATFTSATVPGRRTQEAATRARAAGWHCHVTRHGESVHRAWAEVTRGERVRS encoded by the coding sequence ATGAGAAGCCCGCGCCTGACGACCCGGGGACAGTCGTTCCTGGCCGCGGGACTGACGATCTCCCTGGTCGGCATGGTGCTCGGGTTCCCCGACATCACCCGCATCGGTGACCTCCTCGCCGTGCTGCCGGTCCTCGCGCTGGTCGCCGGCTGGCGGCGCACGCCGCAGATCTCGGTGCGCCGGACCGTCAGCCCCACCCTGCTGCGACCCGGGCAGAGCGCCGACGTCCACCTCGACATCCGCAACACCGGCACGACCACCACCGTCCTGCAGCTCGCCGAGGAGCACCTCGACCCGGCGCTGGGGCGGCCTCCGCGGCTGCTCCTGCCCGACATGCGTCCTGGCGAGCACCACCAGGCGTCGTACCGGGTGCGCGGTGCCACGCGGGGAGGCTACCGGGTCGGCCCCCTGAGCCTGCGCCAGGAGGACCCGTTCGGCCTGACGACCTCGCGGCTGGAGCTGCACGCCACCGCCGACGTCGTCGTCCTGCCCCGGGTGGAGGAGCTCGACCCGGCGGTCCTGCGCCGGCTCGGCGTCGCCGGCGAGGGCGTCCTGCCGCACTCGGTGGGGACCCAGGGCGAGGACGACGCCAGCACGCGCTCCTACTGCGAGGGCGACGACCTGCGCCGCATCCACTGGCCCGCCACGGCCCACCGCGGCGAGCTCATGGTGCGCCAGGAGGAGCGCCACGCCCGCCGCCGCGCCGTCCTCGTGCTCGACCCCCGCCCCGCCGCCCACCGTGGCAGCGGCGAGGACAGCTCCTTCGAGTGGGCCGTCAGCGCCCTGGCCTCGGCCGCCGTGCACCTGCACCGGCTGGGTTTCTCGCTCGTGCTGGCCTCGGCCGGGACCGCCGCCCAGGGCCTGGCCAGCGAGCCGCTGCCCGTCCAGGCCGTCCTGCGCCACCTCGCGCTCGCCCGCCCCGACGACGGCGACCTCGCCGGGGTCCTGCGCGCCGCACGTCACGCCCGCGCGGGGATGGCGGTCGCGGCCGTGGCCGACGGCCTCGGTGAGAACCTCCCGCGCCTGGTCGGCGTCCGGCCAACGGGCGGGGTGGGCCTGCTGCTGCTCCTGGACACCGCCACGTTCACCTCCGCCACCGTGCCCGGGCGCCGCACCCAGGAGGCAGCCACGCGGGCCCGTGCGGCGGGCTGGCACTGCCACGTCACCCGCCACGGTGAGAGCGTCCACCGGGCCTGGGCCGAGGTCACGCGCGGTGAACGGGTGCGCTCGTGA
- a CDS encoding AAA family ATPase, with product MDPVVTETVDVDLDRLHAVVGSARAAMSTVVEGKEEAVATTLTVLLAGGHLLVEDVPGVGKTLLAKTLARTVDGTVRRIQFTPDLLPSDITGVSVFNQDTHIFEFRRGAVFANVVVGDEINRASPKTQSALLEAMEERQVTVDGRTHHLPSPFVVMATQNPIEMEGTYPLPEAQRDRFMARISMGYPSASAELRMLDTHSARDPLDELEPVTDAATVAALVQEVQRLYASAAVRQYVVDLVAATRTSRYLRLGASPRAGLHLLRAARAHAALRGRDHVLPEDIQELAVPVLAHRLLLAGEAELALLTPADVLGAILADVPVPDRAR from the coding sequence TCGACCGTGGTCGAGGGCAAGGAGGAGGCGGTCGCCACCACGCTGACCGTCCTCCTCGCGGGTGGTCACCTCCTCGTCGAGGACGTCCCCGGCGTGGGCAAGACCCTCCTGGCCAAGACCCTCGCCCGCACGGTCGACGGCACGGTCCGGCGCATCCAGTTCACCCCCGACCTCCTCCCGAGCGACATCACCGGGGTGAGCGTCTTCAACCAGGACACCCACATCTTCGAGTTCCGCCGGGGGGCGGTCTTCGCCAACGTCGTCGTCGGCGACGAGATCAACCGGGCATCGCCCAAGACCCAGTCGGCGCTGCTCGAGGCCATGGAGGAGCGCCAGGTGACGGTCGACGGCCGCACCCACCACCTCCCCTCCCCCTTCGTCGTCATGGCCACCCAGAACCCCATCGAGATGGAGGGCACCTACCCCCTCCCCGAGGCGCAGCGCGACCGGTTCATGGCACGGATCTCCATGGGCTACCCCTCGGCGTCGGCGGAGCTGCGCATGCTCGACACGCACAGCGCCCGGGACCCCCTCGACGAGCTCGAACCCGTCACCGACGCCGCGACCGTCGCTGCCCTCGTCCAGGAGGTCCAGCGCCTGTACGCCAGCGCCGCGGTGCGCCAGTACGTCGTCGACCTCGTCGCCGCGACACGGACGAGCCGCTACCTCCGCCTGGGGGCCTCACCGCGCGCCGGTCTGCACCTGCTGCGCGCCGCGCGGGCCCACGCGGCCCTGCGCGGGCGTGACCACGTGCTGCCCGAGGACATCCAGGAGCTCGCCGTCCCGGTCCTCGCGCACCGCCTGCTCCTCGCCGGCGAGGCCGAGCTCGCCCTGCTCACCCCCGCGGACGTCCTGGGGGCGATCCTGGCCGACGTCCCCGTCCCCGACCGCGCCCGATGA